In Dehalococcoidia bacterium, the genomic window CCATGACCAACCCGGCGCGGGCGCAATCGCAGCTCCTCGGCGTGTTCAGCGACGAGCTGGCCCTGACGATGGCCGAGGTGCTGGGAATCTTAGGCTGCGGCCATGCGCTGGCCGTGCACGGCGAGGACGGCATGGACGAGATTACGCTCGGCGGAAAAACGACAGTGTGCGAGCTCAAAGAAGGCGCGGTTGCGCGATATTACATCGAGCCTGAGGACTTTGGTTTCACGAGGACGAGCGTCGATAAGCTGAGAGGCGGCCCGCCCAAGGAGAACGCCGACATACTTCGTGTAGTTCTGCACGGCGAGAAGGGTCCCTATCGCGATATCACGCTACTCAACGCTGCCGCGGCCCTCGTCGCCGCCGACATGGCGAAAGACCTTAAAGAGGGCGTGAAGCTGGCCGCCGAATCAATAGACATCCACGCCGCTATGAAGAAGCTGGACGAGCTGAGGGAGCTGACGCAAAGCCTGGTGTAGGGTGGGTTACTTACTCGGAGCTAACCCACCTTCGCAATATATTGTGGTGGGTTTCGCTGCGCTCTACCCACCCTACGGTTTGAGAGCTACCGACGGGGGTTGATATGACGAATACGGAAACAAGAGGTGCAGGAGATTTTCGTTGACAGCTATGAGGGAGTGCAGAGGGTCTTCCCTCTGCCGGGGTTTTAGGGGTGTCCCCTATCCTTTTTTAAAATCCCCCAAGATTGGGGGATAACAGGGGGCTGATTATCTGATGATCCTAGATGAAATAGTCCAATCGAAAAAGGAATCGCTGGAACTGCGGAAACGCGAGATGCCGCTCAGAGAGTTGAAGCGGCGTTGCACCGTCATGAAGCGCAAGCCGATAGACTTCGCCGCCGCATTGCGCGGCGATGATATCCGGCTCATCGCCGAGGTGAAGAAGGCCTCGCCCTCGAAAGGCGTCATAAATGCCGACATCGACCCGGTCAGCCTGGCGACAACTTATGCGGCAAACGGAGCCGCGGCGATATCGATACTCACCGAGGAGAAATATTTCAAGGGCAGCATCGATTACCTGAGAGAGATAAGAGAAGCTTTCGATGCAAAAAAAATCCGGGTGCCGCTGCTACGCAAGGATTTCATCTTCGACCCGTACCAGATATACGAATCGAGAGCCTGCGGCGCCGACGCGCTGCTGCTCATCGTAGCGATATTGGACGACGATAAGCTGGTGCAGTTGATCAAT contains:
- the trpC gene encoding indole-3-glycerol phosphate synthase TrpC, whose protein sequence is MILDEIVQSKKESLELRKREMPLRELKRRCTVMKRKPIDFAAALRGDDIRLIAEVKKASPSKGVINADIDPVSLATTYAANGAAAISILTEEKYFKGSIDYLREIREAFDAKKIRVPLLRKDFIFDPYQIYESRACGADALLLIVAILDDDKLVQLINLSYTLGMKCLVEVHDENEIRRAVASGCRVIGINNRDLTTFDVDLHTTERLRPFVPDDCIVVSESGIKSRADVEKLYRWKVNAMLVGEVLSAADDAAKKMKELMS